The proteins below are encoded in one region of Ursus arctos isolate Adak ecotype North America unplaced genomic scaffold, UrsArc2.0 scaffold_24, whole genome shotgun sequence:
- the TEX19 gene encoding testis-expressed protein 19 produces MCPPVSVRHGAEGMSYLHASWMYQLQHGDQLGLCFTCFKTAFLELRDLLELEDWEDEDWDPELMDHAQAGPEQGGSPEMGLGWEQGPGHPAQGGTVDWGPGTLAAAPAGSEEVGLDHHFVPTELEPQNAAPLGLGPEDADWTQSLPWRLGGPPTCSHWPSLPPPWQGFLKVDLPPGEPMVLELGTTRAVDPAEAEAWLRDLQVISMVGCYDAIYLRKMTPGWARRTPGQGWKLLLEPDEVWVVRLQDAPQEQDLHRWKLSILESCPPGQTEELVPADSALLKRGFTILSYSPWAKREAEEGASASRPQSSSSRGQDPGTTEPWSLGPSGPSGPRGPGESPAAMGASALGELPSFQHFRPGPQN; encoded by the coding sequence ATGTGCCCCCCGGTGAGCGTGCGGCACGGGGCCGAGGGCATGTCCTACCTCCACGCGTCCTGGATGTACCAGCTTCAGCATGGCGACCAGCTGGGGCTTTGCTTCACTTGCTTCAAGACTGCCTTTCTGGAACTCAGAGACTTGCTGGAGTTGGAAGACTGGGAAGATGAAGACTGGGACCCTGAGCTGATGGACCATGCCCAGGCGGGGCCTGAGCAGGGGGGGTCCCCGGAGATGGGGCTCGGCTGGGAGCAGGGCCCGGGTCACCCCGCACAGGGGGGCACTGTGGACTGGGGGCCAGGCACCCTGGCGGCAGCCCCTGCGGGGTCTGAGGAGGTGGGCCTGGACCACCACTTTGTGCCCACGGAGCTGGAGCCTCAGAACGCAGCACCCCTGGGCCTGGGTCCTGAGGATGCCGACTGGACCCAGAGCCTCCCCTGGAGACTCGGGGGGCCCCCCACCTGCTCGCACTGGCCGAGTCTCCCTCCTCCGTGGCAGGGGTTTCTCAAAGTGGACCTGCCCCCGGGGGAGCCCATGGTGCTGGAGCTGGGCACCACCCGGGCCGTGGACCCTGCCGAGGCCGAGGCCTGGTTAAGGGACCTGCAGGTCATCTCCATGGTGGGCTGCTACGATGCCATCTACCTGCGGAAGATGACGCCAGGTTGGGCCCGGAGGACCCCGGGCCAGGGCTGGAAGCTGCTGCTGGAGCCCGATGAGGTGTGGGTGGTGAGACTGCAGGACGCGCCCCAGGAGCAGGACCTGCACCGGTGGAAGCTGAGCATTCTGGAGTCCTGCCCTCCGGGGCAGACCGAAGAGCTGGTCCCTGCGGACTCGGCCCTGCTTAAGAGGGGATTCACCATCCTCTCTTATTCACCCTGGGCCaaaagggaggcagaggagggggcctCCGCATCCAGGCCACAGTCCTCATCCTCCCGGGGACAGGATCCCGGCACCACTGAGCCCTGGAGCCTCGGGCCCAGTGGGCCCAGTGGGCCCAGGGGGCCTGGGGAGAGCCCGGCTGCCATGGGAGCCTCGGCCCTGGGGGAGCTGCCCTCTTTCCAGCACTTCCGCCCGGGGCCCCAGAACTGA